One Archangium violaceum genomic window, TCCTGTCGCTCATGGCTGCCCCGGCGCTGGCTGGGGAGGGGAAGTGGACCCCCCAGCAGGTCCTCGAACTCGATCCGGCGTGGCTGAAGGCCCAGGGTCTCCAGGTGTCTCCCAGGAAGCTGTGGGATCCCAAGCGGGGCACGGGCCTGTTGGCGGGCGCGGTGAACGTGGGTGGTTGCTCGGGGGCCTTCATCTCCGAGTCGGGCCTGGTCATCACCAACCACCACTGTGCCTTCTCCATCATCCAGGAGCACAGCTCGCCGCAGCGCGATCTCATCACCCAGGGCTTCCTCGCCAAGGGCCGTGAGGAGGAGCTGCCGGGCAAGGGCGCGCGCGTCCAGGTTCCGCGCAGCTTCACGGACGTGACGAAGGAGATGTTCGCGGCGGTGCCGGCGGGCGCGGATGATCTCGCGCGGCAGAAGGCGATGGAGCGCAAGGAGAAGGAGCTGGTCGCCGAGTGCGAGCAGCGCCCGGCCACGCGTTGCAAGGTGGCGAGCTTCGACGGCGGGCTGCAGTTCGTGCTGATCGACTCGGTGGAGCTGGCGGACGTGCGGCTGGTGTACGCGCCGCCGCGCGCGGTGGGTGAGTACGGCGGCGAGGAGGACAACTGGATGTGGCCGCGCCACACCGGTGACTTCGCCATCCTCCGGGCCTACACGGCTCCGGACGGCTCGGCGGCGCAGTTCAGCGCGCGGAACGTGCCCTACAAGGCCGAGTTCTTCTTCCCGCTGGCCACCCAGGGCGTGAAGCCGGACGACTTCGTGATGGTGCTGGGCTACCCCGGCATCACCTTCCGCGCGCTGCTCGCGGACGACATGGCCGAGCGCCAGACGCGCTACTACCCGCGCGTCGTCGACGTCTACGGCGAGCTCATCCGCATCCTCGAGGAGGAGGGGGAGAAGGATCCGGCGGGGAAGATCGCCGTGGCCTCGAGCCTCAAGGGCCTGCACAACCGCTACAAGAACGCGGGCGGGCAGCTCGCGGGGCTCAAGCGCGGACACATCGTGGAGAAGCAGCGCGAGGCCGAGGCGGCGGTGGTGGCCTGGGCGGAGAAGCGCAAGGAGTACGCGGGCGCGCTGAAGGCCCGCGCGGAGCTGCTCTCCCTGCAGGCGGAGAAGGGGAAGGGCTTCGAGCGCGAGTTCCTGCTCGACGTGCTGAAGGGGGGGTCGAAGGGGCCGGCCCTGGCGGTGACGCTGGCGCGGCTGGCGCGGGAGCGGGCGAAGCCGGACCTCGAGCGCGAGCCCGAGTACATGGACCGTGAGCTGCCCCGGTTGAAGGACCGGCTCGAGCGCGAGCAGAAGAACTTCTTCGCTCCGGCGGACAAGCGGGCCCTCCTCGCGCTGGTGCGGCGGGCGCAGGCGCTCGGCGCGGGCGAGCGCATCGCGGCGATCGACAAGCACTTCGGCCGCACGTACGCGGAGAAGGAGGTGTCCGCGAAGATCGACGCCCTGTACGCCGGCTCGAAGGTGCTGGATCTGGCGGAGCGGCAGAAGATGTCCGGCGAGACGGAGGCGCAGCTCCGGGCGCGGAAGGATCCGCTGCTGGAGCTGGGCTTCGATCTGGCGACCGAGATGGTGGCGCTGGACGAGCTGAGGGACCGCCGCCTGGGCGCGAACGTGCGGCTGATGCCCGAGTGGCGCAAGGCGGTGCTGGCGCACGCGGGCAAGCCGGTGGCGCCGGACGCCAACGGCACGCTGCGGGTGACGTTCGCGAAGGTGAAGGGCTACTCGCCTCGGGACGGGGCCTTCTACACGCCGCAGACGACGCTGGCGGGCGTGATGGAGAAGCACACGGGCCAGGAGCCCTTCAACGTCCCGGAGAAGGTGGCCGCCGCGGCCAACGCGAAGCGGTACGGGCCCTGGATGGACAAGCGGCTGAAGGACGTGCCGGTGAACTTCCTGGCGGACGCGGACACCACGGGTGGCAACTCGGGCAGCCCCACGGTGAACGGCAAGGGGCAGCTGGTGGGCGTCAATTTCGACCGCGTGTGGGAGAACGTGGCCAATGACTTCGGCTACAACCCGGATGTGGCGCGCAACGTGAACGTGGATGTGCGCTACGTGCTGTGGTTGTTGGATCAGGTCGAGGACGCCGACGGGCTGCTGCGTGAGCTGGGCGTCCGCAAGGGGCCCAAGGCCCAGGAGCGCCGCTGATGTCGGAGAGTGCCGGGAGCGGGCAACCTCCCCTGCCGGTCTTCGGACCGGAGGAGAAGGTGTGCGGCAACTGCAAGCTGTGGGCGGCTCACTCGGTGGATCACCGCGGCTGGGTGGGCGTGTGCCGGTTGCAGCCGGAGCGGGGGCTGTTTCCGCCCTCGGCACCTCTCTGCAACAAGTTCCTGCGGCGCGGGGTGGCCGCGAAGGTGGCCGAGGAGACGGCGCGGCGCGAGCGGTCGGTGCGCGGCGTGGGGCCGGTGGTGCGGCGGCGGGAGCGGGATCCGAACGAAGTGGTGGACCTGGAAGGGCTGGAGCTGAACATGACGCGCGCGGAGTTGATGGAGCTGATCCGGGAGGCGGTGGGCGAGGGCGGTGAGGCCCCGCTGGCCAACAAGTGGGAGGGCGGCACCCTCAAGCTGGTGCCCGGCAAACCGGACGTGCAGGGGAAGGACATCCCCATCGACACCTTCTTCCACAAGATCGTCATGGTCCGGGACAAGCTTCGGGTGATGGAGCAGAAGCTCAACGCTCACCCGAAGCTGTCGGACGCCGAGAAGGTGGAGATGCAGAGCTACATCACCCGCATCTACGGCTCACTGACGAGCTTCAACCTCCTGTTCCGCGACAAGGAGGACTTCTTCGTGGGCTCCAAGTCGGAGGACTGAGGCCGGAGGACCGGGCTCAGGACTCCAGGTCGTGCTCCTCCAGCTCGGCCAGGGCCCGCTGGCGGCCCCGGTGCAGGGCGCTCTTCACGGTGCCCTCGGGGATGCGCAGCATGGCGGCGATTTCCGGGTAGCTGTAGCCGCGCATCTCCCGCAGCCACAGCACCTGGCGCTGCTGCTCACTCACCTTCTCCAGGGCCTCCTCGAAGTGGCGCTGCATCTCGGTGCCCACCGCCTGGGCCTCGGGAGAAGCCGGGGCCTCGGGCTCGTGCTGCAACCGCTCGCGGCGCTTGCGGGCGCGCAGCCAGTTGATGCTGCTGTTCACCATCACACGATGCAACCACGTGGAACATGCGGAGCGGCCGTCGAATCCGCTGGGGCGTTGAGCCAGGCGGGTGAAGACGTCCTGCACCACGTCCTCCGCGTCATCCGCGTCGCCCACGATGCGGCGTGCGATGGCCAGCGCCCGTGTGCGGTACTGGCGGTACAGCTCGGCGAATGGGGGAAGGGCAAGAGCCGTGGCATCCATGGTTGAGCCTCCTCGACACCCTCATCGGGTGTCTGGAAGCTGGAACGAATGGACCACCAAAAGGATCTAATCAGGACGCGCTTCACTCCGCGTCACACCTACTCCGACTCCTCTTCCTGTTTGGTGAGACCCCACTCCTTGAGCCGTTTGAAGAGGGTGGAGCGGGCCACGCCCAGCTCCCGGGCCACGCGCTCGCGGTTGTTGTTGTAGCGGCGCAGGGCGGCCTCGACGATCTGCCGCTCGAGCTTGAGGAGCATCTGCTCCAGCGTCATGCCCGGAGGCAGCTCCGGCACGGACACGCCCGTCTCGCGGTTCACCTCCTGATCGAAGGTGATGTCGGCGGCGTCGATGTTGGGGCCCTT contains:
- a CDS encoding S46 family peptidase; translation: MKKTLLFLSLMAAPALAGEGKWTPQQVLELDPAWLKAQGLQVSPRKLWDPKRGTGLLAGAVNVGGCSGAFISESGLVITNHHCAFSIIQEHSSPQRDLITQGFLAKGREEELPGKGARVQVPRSFTDVTKEMFAAVPAGADDLARQKAMERKEKELVAECEQRPATRCKVASFDGGLQFVLIDSVELADVRLVYAPPRAVGEYGGEEDNWMWPRHTGDFAILRAYTAPDGSAAQFSARNVPYKAEFFFPLATQGVKPDDFVMVLGYPGITFRALLADDMAERQTRYYPRVVDVYGELIRILEEEGEKDPAGKIAVASSLKGLHNRYKNAGGQLAGLKRGHIVEKQREAEAAVVAWAEKRKEYAGALKARAELLSLQAEKGKGFEREFLLDVLKGGSKGPALAVTLARLARERAKPDLEREPEYMDRELPRLKDRLEREQKNFFAPADKRALLALVRRAQALGAGERIAAIDKHFGRTYAEKEVSAKIDALYAGSKVLDLAERQKMSGETEAQLRARKDPLLELGFDLATEMVALDELRDRRLGANVRLMPEWRKAVLAHAGKPVAPDANGTLRVTFAKVKGYSPRDGAFYTPQTTLAGVMEKHTGQEPFNVPEKVAAAANAKRYGPWMDKRLKDVPVNFLADADTTGGNSGSPTVNGKGQLVGVNFDRVWENVANDFGYNPDVARNVNVDVRYVLWLLDQVEDADGLLRELGVRKGPKAQERR
- a CDS encoding RNA polymerase sigma factor encodes the protein MDATALALPPFAELYRQYRTRALAIARRIVGDADDAEDVVQDVFTRLAQRPSGFDGRSACSTWLHRVMVNSSINWLRARKRRERLQHEPEAPASPEAQAVGTEMQRHFEEALEKVSEQQRQVLWLREMRGYSYPEIAAMLRIPEGTVKSALHRGRQRALAELEEHDLES